From a single Octopus sinensis linkage group LG5, ASM634580v1, whole genome shotgun sequence genomic region:
- the LOC115212386 gene encoding uncharacterized protein LOC115212386 isoform X2, whose amino-acid sequence MTFMADDQNSAVLGCVAEEISHLKKHHESKCKIIESVGDFAYIITIQLQIKNLSLKFQLTKQYPDVVPAIIPTSNSLSNVHNSQLSKYLMEKSEEFVGKPMIQNLIDACLQWVTENQSDITEPVKEKGKPIAKHSKKKRSLTNEEDKIIDKKPAMKTASDVISRIQWDENLKSEDFIVGYMDRFVGIIEKSFDSFSWEDISTVNYYTLAIPKHRIFYFKYKTIKVWDKVQRLDLVFGSTGSKMTITDIVSNYEEQLKRDMEENLVFESDSRYEMPSDPNFFCDDEFCAKITQPNFFVALRITNEEILKKVAWMQEDILKNKPTYFDCFIPPVCLHLTLCMLRLDHTHQIADATNLLKNLQEELSKTVADCDPIRIKNIYHFSHRVVYGCIKIPEELTDLVQKLKCYFFEEKLLTDINKNFVPHMTIMKLTRQVSKLTESNQIDPSIYEQYMNCDFGEQAVDNLYLCSTDKIRQDDGFYMSTINLKL is encoded by the exons TGACATTCATGGCAGATGATCAAAACAGTGCAGTTCTTGGCTGTGTGGCTGAAGAAATTTCTCATTTAAAGAAACATCATGAATCAAAGTGCAAAATAATAGAATCTGTTGGAGACTTTGCATACATTATTACTATCCAGCTCCAAATAAAGAATTTGTCACTGAAATTTCAATTAACAA AGCAATATCCTGATGTCGTACCTGCAATAATTCCAACATCAAACAGTCTTTCAAATGTTCACAATTCACAACTATCAAAATATTTAATGGAAAAGTCTGAGGAATTTGTTGGTAAACCTATGATACAGAACTTGATTGATGCCTGTCTTCAGTGGGTGACAGAGAATCAAAGTGATATAACAGAGCCagtcaaagaaaaaggtaaaccAATTGCAAAACATTCTAAGAAAAAACGAAGTTTAACAAATGAAGAGGATAAAATTATTGATAAGAAGCCAGCAATGAAAACAGCTTCTGATGTAATTTCTAGAATTCAATGGGATGAGAACTTAAAATCTGAAGATTTTATTGTTGGTTATATGGATCGTTTTGTGGGAATTATTGAGAAATCTTTTGATAGTTTTTCTTGGGaagatatttcaacagtaaattATTATACATTGGCCATTCCAAAACACAGAATATTCTATTTTAAATACAAGACAATAAAAGTTTGGGATAAAGTTCAGCGTCTTGATTTGGTTTTTGGCTCAACAGGAAGTAAAATGACAATAACAGATATAGTATCTAATTATGAAGAACAATTGAAACGTGATATGGAAGAAAATTTGGTCTTTGAATCAGATTCTCGATATGAAATGCCAAGTGACCCCAACTTTTTCTGTGATGATGAATTCTGCGCAAAGATCACACAGCCCAACTTTTTTGTAGCATTGAGAATAACTAATGAAGAAATCTTGAAAAAAGTTGCATGGATGCAAGAAGATATCTTAAAGAATAAACCAACCTACTTTGACTGTTTCATCCCACCTGTCTGTCTGCATCTAACACTATGTATGTTGCGTCTTGACCATACCCATCAAATTGCTGATGctacaaatttgttaaaaaatctACAAGAGGAACTTTCTAAAACAGTTGCTGACTGTGATCCAATtagaattaaaaacatttaccatttttcCCACCGTGTTGTCTATGGTTGCATCAAAATCCCAGAAGAACTCACAGACCTTGTTCAGAAACTCAAATGTTACTTTTTTGAAGAGAAATTGTTGACGGACATAAACAAGAATTTTGTACCTCATATGACTATAATGAAACTCACTCGTCAAGTCAGCAAGCTGACTGAATCAAATCAGATTGATCCTTCCATCTATGAACAATATATGAACTGTGATTTTGGTGAGCAGGCTGTTGACAACTTATATTTGTGTTCCACGGACAAAATCCGCCAAGACGATGGGTTTTACATGTCAACTATCAACTTAAAATTGTAA
- the LOC115212386 gene encoding uncharacterized protein LOC115212386 isoform X1 gives MILIFSIVQVTFMADDQNSAVLGCVAEEISHLKKHHESKCKIIESVGDFAYIITIQLQIKNLSLKFQLTKQYPDVVPAIIPTSNSLSNVHNSQLSKYLMEKSEEFVGKPMIQNLIDACLQWVTENQSDITEPVKEKGKPIAKHSKKKRSLTNEEDKIIDKKPAMKTASDVISRIQWDENLKSEDFIVGYMDRFVGIIEKSFDSFSWEDISTVNYYTLAIPKHRIFYFKYKTIKVWDKVQRLDLVFGSTGSKMTITDIVSNYEEQLKRDMEENLVFESDSRYEMPSDPNFFCDDEFCAKITQPNFFVALRITNEEILKKVAWMQEDILKNKPTYFDCFIPPVCLHLTLCMLRLDHTHQIADATNLLKNLQEELSKTVADCDPIRIKNIYHFSHRVVYGCIKIPEELTDLVQKLKCYFFEEKLLTDINKNFVPHMTIMKLTRQVSKLTESNQIDPSIYEQYMNCDFGEQAVDNLYLCSTDKIRQDDGFYMSTINLKL, from the exons TGACATTCATGGCAGATGATCAAAACAGTGCAGTTCTTGGCTGTGTGGCTGAAGAAATTTCTCATTTAAAGAAACATCATGAATCAAAGTGCAAAATAATAGAATCTGTTGGAGACTTTGCATACATTATTACTATCCAGCTCCAAATAAAGAATTTGTCACTGAAATTTCAATTAACAA AGCAATATCCTGATGTCGTACCTGCAATAATTCCAACATCAAACAGTCTTTCAAATGTTCACAATTCACAACTATCAAAATATTTAATGGAAAAGTCTGAGGAATTTGTTGGTAAACCTATGATACAGAACTTGATTGATGCCTGTCTTCAGTGGGTGACAGAGAATCAAAGTGATATAACAGAGCCagtcaaagaaaaaggtaaaccAATTGCAAAACATTCTAAGAAAAAACGAAGTTTAACAAATGAAGAGGATAAAATTATTGATAAGAAGCCAGCAATGAAAACAGCTTCTGATGTAATTTCTAGAATTCAATGGGATGAGAACTTAAAATCTGAAGATTTTATTGTTGGTTATATGGATCGTTTTGTGGGAATTATTGAGAAATCTTTTGATAGTTTTTCTTGGGaagatatttcaacagtaaattATTATACATTGGCCATTCCAAAACACAGAATATTCTATTTTAAATACAAGACAATAAAAGTTTGGGATAAAGTTCAGCGTCTTGATTTGGTTTTTGGCTCAACAGGAAGTAAAATGACAATAACAGATATAGTATCTAATTATGAAGAACAATTGAAACGTGATATGGAAGAAAATTTGGTCTTTGAATCAGATTCTCGATATGAAATGCCAAGTGACCCCAACTTTTTCTGTGATGATGAATTCTGCGCAAAGATCACACAGCCCAACTTTTTTGTAGCATTGAGAATAACTAATGAAGAAATCTTGAAAAAAGTTGCATGGATGCAAGAAGATATCTTAAAGAATAAACCAACCTACTTTGACTGTTTCATCCCACCTGTCTGTCTGCATCTAACACTATGTATGTTGCGTCTTGACCATACCCATCAAATTGCTGATGctacaaatttgttaaaaaatctACAAGAGGAACTTTCTAAAACAGTTGCTGACTGTGATCCAATtagaattaaaaacatttaccatttttcCCACCGTGTTGTCTATGGTTGCATCAAAATCCCAGAAGAACTCACAGACCTTGTTCAGAAACTCAAATGTTACTTTTTTGAAGAGAAATTGTTGACGGACATAAACAAGAATTTTGTACCTCATATGACTATAATGAAACTCACTCGTCAAGTCAGCAAGCTGACTGAATCAAATCAGATTGATCCTTCCATCTATGAACAATATATGAACTGTGATTTTGGTGAGCAGGCTGTTGACAACTTATATTTGTGTTCCACGGACAAAATCCGCCAAGACGATGGGTTTTACATGTCAACTATCAACTTAAAATTGTAA
- the LOC115212386 gene encoding uncharacterized protein LOC115212386 isoform X3, with protein MADDQNSAVLGCVAEEISHLKKHHESKCKIIESVGDFAYIITIQLQIKNLSLKFQLTKQYPDVVPAIIPTSNSLSNVHNSQLSKYLMEKSEEFVGKPMIQNLIDACLQWVTENQSDITEPVKEKGKPIAKHSKKKRSLTNEEDKIIDKKPAMKTASDVISRIQWDENLKSEDFIVGYMDRFVGIIEKSFDSFSWEDISTVNYYTLAIPKHRIFYFKYKTIKVWDKVQRLDLVFGSTGSKMTITDIVSNYEEQLKRDMEENLVFESDSRYEMPSDPNFFCDDEFCAKITQPNFFVALRITNEEILKKVAWMQEDILKNKPTYFDCFIPPVCLHLTLCMLRLDHTHQIADATNLLKNLQEELSKTVADCDPIRIKNIYHFSHRVVYGCIKIPEELTDLVQKLKCYFFEEKLLTDINKNFVPHMTIMKLTRQVSKLTESNQIDPSIYEQYMNCDFGEQAVDNLYLCSTDKIRQDDGFYMSTINLKL; from the exons ATGGCAGATGATCAAAACAGTGCAGTTCTTGGCTGTGTGGCTGAAGAAATTTCTCATTTAAAGAAACATCATGAATCAAAGTGCAAAATAATAGAATCTGTTGGAGACTTTGCATACATTATTACTATCCAGCTCCAAATAAAGAATTTGTCACTGAAATTTCAATTAACAA AGCAATATCCTGATGTCGTACCTGCAATAATTCCAACATCAAACAGTCTTTCAAATGTTCACAATTCACAACTATCAAAATATTTAATGGAAAAGTCTGAGGAATTTGTTGGTAAACCTATGATACAGAACTTGATTGATGCCTGTCTTCAGTGGGTGACAGAGAATCAAAGTGATATAACAGAGCCagtcaaagaaaaaggtaaaccAATTGCAAAACATTCTAAGAAAAAACGAAGTTTAACAAATGAAGAGGATAAAATTATTGATAAGAAGCCAGCAATGAAAACAGCTTCTGATGTAATTTCTAGAATTCAATGGGATGAGAACTTAAAATCTGAAGATTTTATTGTTGGTTATATGGATCGTTTTGTGGGAATTATTGAGAAATCTTTTGATAGTTTTTCTTGGGaagatatttcaacagtaaattATTATACATTGGCCATTCCAAAACACAGAATATTCTATTTTAAATACAAGACAATAAAAGTTTGGGATAAAGTTCAGCGTCTTGATTTGGTTTTTGGCTCAACAGGAAGTAAAATGACAATAACAGATATAGTATCTAATTATGAAGAACAATTGAAACGTGATATGGAAGAAAATTTGGTCTTTGAATCAGATTCTCGATATGAAATGCCAAGTGACCCCAACTTTTTCTGTGATGATGAATTCTGCGCAAAGATCACACAGCCCAACTTTTTTGTAGCATTGAGAATAACTAATGAAGAAATCTTGAAAAAAGTTGCATGGATGCAAGAAGATATCTTAAAGAATAAACCAACCTACTTTGACTGTTTCATCCCACCTGTCTGTCTGCATCTAACACTATGTATGTTGCGTCTTGACCATACCCATCAAATTGCTGATGctacaaatttgttaaaaaatctACAAGAGGAACTTTCTAAAACAGTTGCTGACTGTGATCCAATtagaattaaaaacatttaccatttttcCCACCGTGTTGTCTATGGTTGCATCAAAATCCCAGAAGAACTCACAGACCTTGTTCAGAAACTCAAATGTTACTTTTTTGAAGAGAAATTGTTGACGGACATAAACAAGAATTTTGTACCTCATATGACTATAATGAAACTCACTCGTCAAGTCAGCAAGCTGACTGAATCAAATCAGATTGATCCTTCCATCTATGAACAATATATGAACTGTGATTTTGGTGAGCAGGCTGTTGACAACTTATATTTGTGTTCCACGGACAAAATCCGCCAAGACGATGGGTTTTACATGTCAACTATCAACTTAAAATTGTAA